In Gemmata obscuriglobus, a single genomic region encodes these proteins:
- a CDS encoding serine/threonine protein kinase has product MAAMKFTYRSGQRPLDGFTLKRGVGRGAFGEVYFAVSDGGKEVALKLLCNSTDAELRGVGHCLNLKHPNLVHLFDLRTDPRGEHWVVMEYVFGESLAHVINKHPTGLPTPVVREWFAALCRGVGYLHNQGVVHRDLKPGNIFIEHGQLKIGDYGLSRRISGSERDELSRGVGTPYYMAPEIKNGNYTASIDIYACGVILYEMVTGLRPFNGETPYEVLLKHITETPDLTKLPPPYREVVGRALEKDPAKRYATAAELARAVEEVFAGSRRADAPTATQFPVPSFPAPARATPVMPEPLDLAPPDAVRPVAVPVPVPRVTRAPKVPPAWPPVRTVRDRLTELAGGVALAPLVAAACTAPWAVFQGPVQWALLGRVFLLSTALAWAVMVLGRLPKRSEANPWGRRAVQAAVGLGAGALAFWLDGWALPTGTAAASTRDVVLFTGHRLGQDTLGTVMRYLIYFGATVGLCPWWRATDYRRRERVRFVPIFWAGLLGVVFLFLRPHEAPPAMTGVAVLVIAAVAAQVASPWAGPPPRTRA; this is encoded by the coding sequence ATGGCCGCGATGAAGTTCACCTACCGGTCCGGGCAGCGCCCGCTCGACGGGTTCACCCTCAAGCGGGGCGTCGGCCGGGGCGCGTTCGGCGAAGTGTACTTCGCCGTCAGCGACGGCGGCAAGGAGGTCGCGCTCAAGCTGCTGTGCAACAGCACGGACGCCGAACTCCGCGGCGTCGGCCACTGCCTCAACCTCAAGCACCCGAACCTGGTACACCTGTTCGACCTGCGGACCGACCCCCGCGGGGAGCACTGGGTGGTCATGGAGTACGTGTTCGGCGAGTCACTCGCGCACGTCATCAACAAGCACCCCACCGGGCTCCCCACGCCCGTGGTGCGCGAGTGGTTCGCGGCGCTGTGCCGCGGGGTCGGCTACCTCCACAACCAGGGCGTCGTCCACCGCGACCTGAAGCCCGGGAACATCTTCATCGAGCACGGGCAGCTCAAGATCGGCGACTACGGGCTGTCGCGGCGGATCAGCGGGAGCGAGCGCGACGAGCTGAGCCGCGGGGTGGGCACGCCCTACTACATGGCGCCCGAGATCAAGAACGGGAACTACACCGCGAGCATCGACATCTACGCGTGCGGCGTCATCCTGTACGAGATGGTGACCGGGCTGCGGCCGTTCAACGGCGAGACCCCTTACGAGGTGCTGCTGAAGCACATCACGGAGACGCCGGACCTGACGAAGCTCCCACCCCCGTACCGCGAGGTGGTCGGGCGGGCGCTAGAGAAGGACCCCGCGAAGCGGTACGCGACCGCCGCGGAGCTGGCGCGGGCGGTCGAGGAGGTGTTCGCCGGCAGCCGACGCGCCGACGCGCCGACCGCCACCCAGTTCCCGGTCCCGTCGTTCCCGGCGCCCGCACGGGCGACCCCGGTTATGCCCGAGCCGCTGGACCTGGCCCCGCCCGACGCGGTGCGGCCGGTCGCGGTGCCGGTGCCGGTGCCAAGGGTCACGCGAGCGCCGAAGGTGCCGCCCGCGTGGCCGCCGGTGCGCACCGTCCGCGACCGGCTGACCGAACTGGCCGGCGGGGTGGCGCTGGCGCCGCTGGTCGCCGCCGCCTGCACGGCCCCCTGGGCGGTGTTCCAGGGGCCAGTGCAGTGGGCGCTGCTCGGGCGCGTGTTTCTGCTGTCTACAGCGCTGGCGTGGGCGGTGATGGTCCTGGGGCGGCTGCCGAAGCGGAGCGAGGCCAACCCGTGGGGGCGGCGCGCGGTTCAGGCGGCCGTGGGGTTGGGGGCCGGTGCTCTGGCGTTCTGGCTCGACGGGTGGGCGCTGCCGACGGGCACCGCGGCCGCCTCCACCCGCGACGTCGTGCTGTTCACCGGGCACCGGCTGGGACAGGACACGCTCGGCACCGTGATGCGGTACCTGATCTACTTCGGGGCCACCGTGGGGCTGTGCCCGTGGTGGCGGGCGACCGACTACCGGCGCCGCGAGCGGGTCCGGTTCGTCCCGATCTTTTGGGCAGGGCTGCTGGGCGTGGTGTTCCTGTTCCTGCGGCCCCACGAGGCGCCGCCCGCGATGACCGGGGTGGCGGTCCTGGTGATCGCGGCGGTGGCCGCGCAGGTCGCCAGCCCGTGGGCCGGCCCGCCGCCGCGGACCCGCGCGTGA
- a CDS encoding thiamine pyrophosphate-dependent enzyme — protein MMTHRDALEVLAAVRSDQVVVTTMGSVAIWPQLSDSPLDFHYLPSSMGQGGPLGLGLCLAKPGRGVVVLTGDGGLLMNLGCLVTVAQVEVPLYIVLIDNGLYEVTGGQAVPNAGGTDFGAIARGAGIGRVYTCDSRAGWEAVAGEAVAGNGPVFVWLKVQGEHGKPTPAAPRPMAEQIARLQDALR, from the coding sequence ATGATGACGCACCGTGACGCGCTCGAAGTGCTGGCCGCGGTCCGCAGCGACCAGGTTGTCGTGACAACAATGGGGTCGGTCGCGATCTGGCCGCAACTGTCCGACTCACCGCTCGACTTCCACTACCTGCCGTCGAGCATGGGCCAGGGGGGGCCGCTCGGGCTCGGGTTGTGCCTCGCGAAGCCGGGGCGCGGGGTGGTCGTGCTCACCGGCGACGGCGGGCTGTTGATGAACCTCGGGTGCCTGGTGACTGTTGCGCAGGTCGAGGTGCCGCTGTACATCGTGCTGATCGACAACGGGCTGTACGAGGTGACCGGCGGGCAGGCGGTTCCCAACGCGGGCGGCACCGACTTCGGGGCGATCGCGCGGGGCGCCGGGATCGGCCGCGTGTACACGTGCGACTCGCGCGCCGGGTGGGAAGCGGTCGCGGGCGAGGCGGTGGCGGGGAACGGCCCGGTGTTCGTGTGGCTGAAGGTTCAGGGGGAGCACGGGAAGCCGACGCCGGCGGCGCCGCGCCCGATGGCCGAACAGATCGCCCGGTTGCAGGACGCGCTGCGATAA